From the genome of Salvelinus fontinalis isolate EN_2023a chromosome 20, ASM2944872v1, whole genome shotgun sequence, one region includes:
- the LOC129817898 gene encoding basic proline-rich protein-like, protein PPLPPPPLPPLPPLPPPPLPPPPLPPPIPPPPLPPPPLPPLPPPPLPPPIPPPPLPPPIPPPPLPPPPLPPLPLPPIPPPPLPPLPPPPPPPLPPPPPPPPPLPPPPLPPPPPPPPPPLPPPPLPPPPPPPPPLPPPPLPPPPLPPLPPLPPPPLPPPPLPPPIPPPPLPPPPLPPLPPPPLPPPIPPPPLPPPIPPPPLPPPPLPPLPLPPIPPPPLPPLPPPPPPPLPPPPPPPPPPPPLPPTPPPPLPPPPLPPLPPPPLPPPPPPPLPPPPLPPPIPPPPLPPPIPPPPLPPPPLPPLPPPPLPPPPLPPPPPLPPPPLPPPPLPPPPLPPLPPPPLPPLPPPPLPPPPIPPPPLPPPPLPPLPPPIPPPPLPPPPLPPLPLPPIPPPPLPPPPLPPLPRPIPPPPLPPPPLPPLPLPPLPPPPLPPPPLPPPPPPPLPPPPLPPPPPPPLPPPPPPLPPPPPPPPLPPPPLPPPPPPPPPPLPPPPLPPPPPHLPPPPLPPPPLPPPPLPPLLSSPAASISNPQQFLSAPIFKYK, encoded by the exons ccacctctaccaccaccacctctaccacctctaccacctctacctccaccacctctacctccaccacctctaccaccacctatacctccaccacctctaccaccaccacctctaccacctctacctccaccacctctaccaccacctatacctccaccacctctaccaccacctatacctccaccacctctaccaccaccacctctaccacctctacctctaccacctataccaccaccacctctaccacctctaccaccaccacctccaccacctctacctccaccaccacc acctccaccacctctaccaccaccacctctaccaccaccacctccaccacctccaccacctctacctccaccacctctaccaccaccaccaccac caccaccacctctaccaccaccacctctaccaccaccacctctaccacctctaccacctctacctccaccacctctacctccaccacctctaccaccacctatacctccaccacctctaccaccaccacctctaccacctctacctccaccacctctaccaccacctatacctccaccacctctaccaccacctatacctccaccacctctaccaccaccacctctaccacctctacctctaccacctataccaccaccacctctaccacctctaccaccaccacctccaccacctctacctcctccaccacc acctccaccaccaccaccacctctaccaccaacaccaccaccacctctaccaccaccacctctaccacctctaccaccaccacctctaccaccaccacctccaccacctctaccaccaccacctctaccaccacctatacctccaccacctctaccaccacctatacctccaccacctctaccaccaccacctctaccacctctacctccaccacctctaccaccaccacctctaccacctccaccacctctaccaccaccacctctaccaccaccacctctaccaccaccacctctaccacctctaccaccaccacctctaccacctctacctccaccacctctaccaccaccacctatacctccaccacctctaccaccaccacctctaccacctctaccaccacctatacctccaccacctctaccaccaccacctctaccacctctacctctaccacctatacctccaccacctctaccaccaccacctctaccacctctaccacgacctatacctccaccacctctaccaccaccacctctaccacctctacctctaccacctctacctccaccacctctaccaccaccacctctaccaccaccaccaccaccacctctaccaccaccacctctaccaccaccaccaccaccacctctaccaccaccaccaccacctctaccaccaccacc acctccaccacctctaccaccaccacctctaccaccaccacctccaccacctccaccacctctacctccaccacctctaccaccaccaccaccacatctacctccaccacctctacctccaccacctctaccaccaccacctctaccacctcta CTCTCCTCCCCCGCCGCCTCCATCTCCAACCCACAGCAGTTCCTTTCTGCTCCTATTTTTAAGTACAAGTGA